The following are encoded together in the Streptomyces sp. NBC_01465 genome:
- a CDS encoding 1-deoxy-D-xylulose-5-phosphate synthase N-terminal domain-containing protein: MSSPTRDRLGGTAPDLHRVRRSPRDTLVVDAGHQTYAHQPLTCRHRDFACLRQADSLLGHPSRSVGQQRHER, encoded by the coding sequence ATGAGCTCTCCGACACGTGACCGCCTCGGCGGCACGGCTCCGGACCTGCACCGGGTCCGCCGCTCTCCCCGGGACACGCTCGTCGTCGACGCCGGGCACCAGACGTACGCACACCAGCCGCTCACCTGCCGCCACAGGGATTTCGCATGCCTGCGTCAGGCCGACTCACTGCTCGGACACCCCTCGCGCAGCGTCGGGCAGCAACGACACGAGAGGTAA
- a CDS encoding amidase — MSRSLNRRTFLASSAAAATGIALPQAAEARTSSASHPLAVPDIEVREAARQDPTEATVAEAVVLMRGGKLTSAALTQAYLERIAAYGSTYQAYAEVTGDAALAAARRADRRGGAHGILKGIPLCIKDNYFTAGVPTRCNSFIFQDFVPDHDATAVARLTAAGGIVLGKGQMGPLATTRATTPDGTVTTVNAWTPDDPSVDPGGSSTGPACAVAGRMAASSIGTQTGGSIVLPSNQQNLTGLKPTMGRVSIHGVIPLSYTRDHSGPLARDAMDAAIMMSVMAGPDPKDPRTLGLPAVPDLIRSATPVVSRGGTVRMRRAVRVGVPADFLASASDVRKAFLDTLDGISGVTLVDVTYPADWALLTGTFNAARLSERTEPFRHWLQEDPAKFGVSLLSWLQGLMISGDEWITAQRAKNHLLREVLDGVMAHCDVLLQTGPVPFDILGLPELAFPAGFTDGIPQGVILGGQPYEEDRLLEVAAAYQAVTDWHTRRPADPAPHQGLSRQAPAARPRLTAEEAAAASA; from the coding sequence ATGAGCCGTTCCCTCAACCGCCGGACCTTCCTGGCGAGTTCGGCCGCGGCCGCCACCGGCATCGCGCTCCCGCAGGCCGCCGAGGCACGTACGTCCTCCGCCTCGCATCCGCTCGCCGTCCCCGACATCGAGGTACGGGAGGCGGCGAGGCAGGATCCGACGGAGGCCACCGTCGCCGAGGCCGTGGTGCTGATGCGAGGCGGCAAGCTCACCTCCGCCGCACTCACCCAGGCGTACCTGGAGCGGATCGCGGCCTACGGTTCCACCTATCAGGCGTACGCCGAGGTGACGGGCGACGCGGCGCTCGCCGCGGCCCGCAGGGCCGACCGGCGCGGCGGGGCGCACGGAATCCTGAAGGGCATTCCGCTCTGCATCAAGGACAACTACTTCACCGCGGGCGTCCCCACGCGCTGCAACTCCTTCATCTTCCAGGACTTCGTGCCCGACCACGACGCGACGGCCGTGGCCCGGCTGACCGCGGCGGGCGGCATCGTGCTCGGCAAGGGGCAGATGGGCCCGCTCGCCACCACACGCGCCACGACGCCCGACGGGACGGTCACCACGGTCAACGCCTGGACTCCGGACGACCCTTCGGTGGATCCGGGCGGTTCGTCGACCGGCCCCGCATGCGCGGTGGCGGGGCGGATGGCCGCGTCGTCGATCGGCACACAGACCGGCGGGTCCATCGTCCTGCCGTCCAACCAGCAGAACCTGACGGGGCTGAAGCCCACGATGGGCCGGGTCTCGATCCACGGCGTGATCCCGCTCTCGTACACCAGGGACCACAGCGGGCCGCTGGCGCGCGACGCCATGGATGCGGCGATCATGATGTCCGTGATGGCGGGGCCCGACCCGAAGGACCCGCGCACGCTGGGGCTTCCCGCGGTGCCCGATCTCATCCGTTCGGCGACACCAGTGGTCTCGCGGGGCGGGACGGTGCGGATGCGCAGGGCGGTACGGGTGGGGGTGCCCGCCGACTTCCTCGCCTCGGCGTCCGATGTGCGCAAGGCCTTCCTGGACACGCTGGACGGGATCTCGGGGGTGACGCTCGTGGACGTCACCTATCCGGCTGACTGGGCTCTGCTGACCGGGACGTTCAACGCCGCCCGGCTCTCCGAGCGGACGGAGCCCTTCCGGCACTGGCTGCAGGAGGACCCCGCGAAGTTCGGGGTGTCGCTGCTGAGTTGGCTGCAGGGCCTGATGATCTCCGGCGACGAGTGGATCACGGCCCAGCGGGCCAAGAACCACCTCCTGAGGGAGGTCCTGGACGGGGTCATGGCCCACTGCGACGTCCTGCTGCAGACGGGGCCCGTGCCCTTCGACATCCTCGGACTGCCGGAACTCGCCTTCCCCGCGGGCTTCACGGACGGGATCCCGCAGGGGGTGATCCTCGGCGGGCAGCCGTACGAGGAGGACCGCCTCCTCGAAGTCGCCGCCGCCTATCAGGCCGTCACGGACTGGCACACCCGCCGCCCGGCGGACCCCGCACCGCATCAGGGTCTCAGCAGGCAGGCGCCCGCCGCCCGGCCGCGGCTCACCGCCGAGGAAGCGGCGGCTGCCTCGGCCTAG
- a CDS encoding ribonuclease gives MRITLRALRTRAAAVAVATAVVMAPSVLVATEAHATVSGTVCYTALPSQAHDTLDLIDAGGPYPYSQDGVVFQNREGVLPSQSTGYYHEYTVITPGSSTRGARRIVTGSKTAEDYYTADHYVTFRLVDFGC, from the coding sequence ATGCGAATCACTCTACGCGCGTTGCGCACCCGTGCCGCTGCCGTCGCCGTCGCCACCGCGGTCGTCATGGCCCCCTCCGTCCTGGTCGCCACCGAGGCGCATGCCACCGTCAGCGGGACCGTCTGTTACACGGCCCTGCCCTCCCAGGCGCACGACACCCTCGACCTGATCGACGCGGGCGGCCCGTACCCGTACTCGCAGGACGGTGTCGTCTTCCAGAACCGCGAAGGAGTCCTCCCCTCCCAGTCGACCGGCTACTACCACGAGTACACGGTCATCACTCCGGGCAGCTCCACGCGCGGAGCGCGCCGCATCGTCACCGGCAGCAAGACCGCCGAGGACTACTACACGGCCGACCACTACGTCACGTTCCGGCTGGTCGACTTCGGCTGCTGA
- a CDS encoding ribonuclease HI, whose protein sequence is MTTAATPLPTLTALVVAKRAGRRAWALAEAGGWHTETLCPPGLDHPHALLDAMESLLRRPALVDRSRVTLLCNDQLLSLTLTELASRIPYLTVCAPQDVIGGSLLHCRAREAATRLVREATEQRPSLTAASDGSHAQHTRDGGWAWLDENGAYGFGPAVCTEPLEAELFGIQELLRAAPRTHDLTVLCDSRAAIHLVDSLRPERPGGPWRAPSPRSARVHGTLIVIRQELTVRPPVTLRWVRGHDGHPLNEGADRLALHARRTATGGVPAATARATAAAIAAESVAQWQESAA, encoded by the coding sequence ATGACCACCGCCGCCACGCCCCTGCCCACGCTCACCGCACTCGTCGTCGCCAAGCGTGCGGGCCGCCGCGCCTGGGCGCTGGCCGAGGCGGGCGGCTGGCACACCGAGACGCTCTGCCCTCCGGGCCTGGACCATCCCCACGCGCTGCTCGACGCCATGGAGTCGCTGCTGCGGCGCCCCGCACTCGTGGACCGCAGCCGGGTCACGCTGCTCTGCAACGACCAGCTGCTCTCGCTCACCCTGACCGAACTCGCCTCCCGGATCCCGTACTTGACGGTCTGCGCACCCCAGGACGTGATCGGTGGCAGTCTGCTGCACTGCCGCGCCAGGGAGGCCGCGACGCGCCTGGTGCGCGAGGCCACCGAGCAGCGTCCGTCGCTGACCGCCGCGAGCGACGGTTCGCATGCACAGCACACCAGGGACGGCGGCTGGGCGTGGCTGGACGAGAACGGCGCGTACGGGTTCGGTCCTGCGGTGTGCACCGAGCCGCTGGAGGCCGAACTCTTCGGCATCCAGGAGCTGTTGAGGGCCGCACCGCGCACCCACGACCTCACCGTGCTGTGCGACAGCCGCGCGGCGATCCATCTGGTCGACAGCCTCCGCCCGGAGCGGCCCGGCGGGCCGTGGCGCGCCCCTTCGCCGCGCAGCGCACGGGTGCACGGGACGCTGATCGTGATACGTCAGGAGCTGACCGTACGGCCGCCGGTCACCCTGCGCTGGGTGCGCGGCCACGACGGCCACCCCCTCAACGAGGGCGCCGACCGGCTCGCCCTGCACGCCCGCCGGACCGCCACCGGCGGGGTCCCGGCCGCGACGGCGCGCGCGACAGCCGCCGCCATCGCGGCGGAATCGGTGGCCCAGTGGCAGGAATCCGCCGCCTGA
- the tdh gene encoding L-threonine 3-dehydrogenase produces MKALVKQHAEPGLWLMDVPEPETGPGDVLIKVLRTGICGTDLHIRSWDGWAQQAVETPLVLGHEFVGEVASVGADVRDIAVGDLVSGEGHLVCGKCRNCLAGRRHLCRSTIGLGVGRNGAFAEYVALPASNVWVHRSPVDLDVAAIFDPFGNAVHTALSFPLVGEDVLITGAGPIGIMAAAVAKHAGARNVVITDVSPYRLELATKAGATLAVNVAETSIADAQRQLGLREGFDIGLEMSGRPEAMRDMVANMTHGGRIAMLGLPAEEFAVDWSKIVTSMITVKGIYGREMFETWYAMTVLLEGGLDLSPVITNRYGFQDFEAAFDEAATGRCGKIILDWTA; encoded by the coding sequence ATGAAGGCACTTGTCAAGCAGCACGCCGAGCCCGGGCTGTGGCTCATGGACGTACCCGAGCCGGAGACGGGCCCGGGCGATGTGCTGATCAAGGTGCTGCGTACGGGGATCTGTGGCACCGACCTGCACATCCGCTCCTGGGACGGCTGGGCGCAGCAGGCGGTCGAGACGCCGCTCGTGCTCGGGCACGAGTTCGTGGGCGAGGTCGCATCGGTCGGCGCCGACGTGCGCGACATCGCGGTGGGCGACCTGGTCAGCGGCGAGGGGCACCTGGTCTGCGGCAAGTGCCGCAACTGTCTGGCCGGCCGCCGCCACCTGTGCCGCTCGACGATCGGCCTCGGCGTCGGCCGCAACGGTGCCTTCGCGGAGTACGTTGCCCTGCCGGCCTCCAATGTGTGGGTGCACCGTTCCCCGGTCGACCTGGACGTCGCCGCGATCTTCGACCCCTTCGGCAACGCGGTCCACACCGCGCTCTCCTTCCCGCTGGTCGGCGAGGACGTCCTGATCACGGGCGCCGGCCCGATCGGCATCATGGCGGCGGCGGTCGCCAAGCACGCGGGTGCGCGCAACGTGGTCATCACGGATGTCAGTCCGTACCGCCTCGAACTGGCGACCAAGGCGGGCGCGACGCTCGCGGTCAACGTCGCCGAGACGTCGATCGCCGACGCGCAGCGACAGCTCGGGCTGCGGGAGGGCTTCGACATCGGCCTGGAGATGTCCGGCCGCCCCGAGGCGATGCGGGACATGGTCGCGAACATGACGCACGGCGGGCGGATCGCGATGCTCGGCCTTCCGGCGGAGGAGTTCGCGGTCGACTGGTCGAAGATCGTGACGTCGATGATCACCGTGAAGGGGATCTACGGGCGCGAGATGTTCGAGACCTGGTACGCGATGACGGTGCTGCTGGAGGGCGGCCTGGACCTGTCCCCGGTGATCACGAACCGCTACGGCTTCCAGGACTTCGAGGCGGCGTTCGACGAGGCGGCGACGGGCCGCTGCGGCAAGATCATCCTCGACTGGACGGCCTGA
- a CDS encoding glycine C-acetyltransferase — MYGTVREDLRATLDEIREAGLFKPERVISTPQSATVSVPSGDVLNFCANNYLGLADHPEIVAAAKDALDRWGYGMASVRFICGTQDVHKELEARLSAFLGQEDTILYSSCFDANGGVFETLLGAEDAVISDALNHASIIDGIRLSKARRHRYANRDLADLEQQLKDTQDARRRLIVTDGVFSMDGYVAPLAEICDLADRYDAMVMVDDSHAVGFVGPGGRGTPELHGVMDRVDIITGTLGKALGGASGGYVAARAEIVALLRQRSRPYLFSNSLAPVIAAASLKVLDLLESAGDLRDKLAANTSLFRTKMTEAGFEILPGDHAIAPVMIGDAAEAGRMAELLLERGVYVIGFSYPVVPMGKARIRVQLSAAHSTADVERAIAAFIDARATMAG; from the coding sequence ATGTACGGCACCGTCCGCGAAGACCTCCGCGCCACCCTCGACGAGATCCGCGAAGCGGGTCTCTTCAAGCCCGAGCGCGTCATCTCCACCCCCCAGAGCGCCACCGTCTCCGTCCCCTCCGGCGACGTCCTGAACTTCTGCGCCAACAACTACCTCGGCCTCGCCGACCACCCCGAGATCGTCGCCGCCGCCAAGGACGCCCTCGACCGCTGGGGCTACGGCATGGCGTCCGTCCGCTTCATCTGCGGCACCCAGGACGTCCACAAGGAGCTCGAGGCCCGCCTCTCCGCGTTCCTCGGCCAGGAGGACACGATCCTCTACTCCTCCTGCTTCGACGCCAACGGCGGCGTCTTCGAGACCCTCCTCGGCGCCGAGGACGCGGTCATCTCCGACGCCCTCAACCACGCCTCGATCATCGACGGCATCCGCCTCTCCAAGGCCCGCCGTCACCGCTACGCCAACCGCGACCTCGCCGACCTGGAGCAGCAGCTCAAGGACACCCAGGACGCCCGCCGCCGCCTCATCGTCACCGACGGCGTCTTCTCCATGGACGGCTACGTCGCCCCCCTCGCCGAGATCTGCGACCTCGCCGACCGCTACGACGCCATGGTCATGGTCGACGACTCCCACGCCGTCGGCTTCGTCGGCCCCGGCGGCCGCGGCACCCCCGAGCTGCACGGCGTGATGGACCGCGTCGACATCATCACCGGCACCCTCGGCAAGGCCCTCGGCGGCGCTTCGGGGGGCTACGTCGCCGCCCGCGCGGAGATCGTCGCGCTGCTCCGTCAGCGCTCGCGCCCGTACCTCTTCTCGAACTCCCTCGCCCCGGTCATCGCCGCCGCCTCCCTCAAGGTCCTCGACCTCCTGGAGTCCGCGGGCGACCTGCGCGACAAGCTCGCCGCCAACACCTCGCTCTTCCGTACGAAGATGACCGAGGCCGGCTTCGAGATCCTCCCCGGCGACCACGCCATCGCCCCCGTCATGATCGGCGATGCCGCCGAGGCGGGCCGCATGGCCGAGCTGCTCCTGGAGCGGGGCGTCTACGTGATCGGGTTCTCCTACCCCGTCGTCCCGATGGGCAAGGCCCGCATCCGCGTCCAGCTCTCCGCCGCGCACTCCACCGCCGACGTCGAGCGGGCGATTGCGGCCTTCATCGA